The following coding sequences are from one Lentimicrobiaceae bacterium window:
- a CDS encoding Omp28-related outer membrane protein — protein MKRNILYIVAIIIGLSYAFSSCDVIDSPYVEKQEIDTSFNCVTPEFPTVQSPYKRVLLEDYTGHLCVNCPKAALIASDLKARYKDTLVVVAVHAGFFANPAGGYDFRTTCGTEWDDYFKVGLNGNPNGMINRLKYLEGAHVYQPSAWNNGIREAKNATPEVELQIINDYDAELDNLCIHTKTTFLTPISGRALNLNVVIIQDKIIAPQHNNDPNVGSTPTIEDYEHNHVLVGAVNGTWGTPILSAEETSTDPIIKTFPVHVKRINTINTPVPENCTVVAFISDLNTREILQVTECKVVINE, from the coding sequence ATGAAAAGAAATATATTATACATAGTAGCAATTATAATCGGTTTGTCTTATGCTTTTAGCAGTTGTGATGTGATAGATTCGCCTTACGTTGAAAAGCAAGAAATAGATACTTCGTTCAATTGTGTTACTCCTGAGTTTCCGACTGTTCAGTCGCCGTACAAACGAGTTTTGTTGGAAGATTATACCGGACACCTTTGCGTAAACTGTCCTAAGGCAGCACTAATAGCAAGCGATTTGAAGGCGAGGTACAAAGATACTTTGGTTGTTGTAGCCGTTCATGCAGGTTTCTTTGCAAATCCTGCCGGCGGATATGATTTCAGAACGACTTGCGGAACCGAGTGGGACGACTATTTTAAAGTCGGACTAAACGGAAATCCCAATGGAATGATAAACAGATTGAAATACTTAGAAGGAGCGCATGTCTATCAGCCATCGGCTTGGAATAACGGTATTAGAGAAGCAAAAAATGCAACTCCCGAAGTAGAACTGCAAATTATTAATGATTACGATGCTGAATTGGATAATCTTTGTATTCATACAAAAACAACTTTTTTAACGCCTATTTCAGGCAGGGCTTTAAATCTTAACGTAGTTATAATTCAAGATAAGATTATTGCTCCGCAACATAATAACGATCCGAATGTTGGAAGCACGCCTACAATTGAAGATTACGAACATAATCATGTTTTGGTTGGAGCCGTTAATGGCACCTGGGGAACACCAATTCTTAGCGCTGAAGAAACTTCAACAGACCCGATTATTAAGACTTTTCCTGTTCATGTGAAGAGAATTAATACAATAAACACTCCCGTACCCGAAAACTGTACGGTTGTCGCATTTATTTCCGACTTAAACACTAGAGAAATCCTGCAAGTAACCGAATGCAAAGTCGTAATTAATGAATAG